The following coding sequences lie in one Candidatus Effluviviaceae Genus I sp. genomic window:
- a CDS encoding alpha/beta hydrolase produces MMRHRGVGWLVAALALLAIPAAAGEAGGLAGVWEGTLDADGAALRVVFTVSAADGGAYSATLASPDQGAEGIQVREAVLDGRAVRFSVPAVLGQFDGELDDDGEHIAGVWTQAGRELPLALERTAAGPVVVRPQDPPPMVSLYRSEMVTYQNAAAGITLGGTITTPNGDGPFPAVLLISGSGPQDRNETAYGHRPFLVLADNLTKRGIAVLRVDDRGVGMSQGNVAQSTSRDLADDVRAGVEFLRTRPEIDARRIGLLGHSEGGLIAPMVAAETEDVAFVVMLGPPGIVGEEVLYDQARRISEASGETPEGIERGRRLQEAVFEVLKSEPDNAAATERLRAVLKQGVAELPEAAQAELAESLDAFVDGQIRQVVTPWFRFFLAHDPAPALEKVRCPVLALFGGKDLQISPEANRAPLEAALARGGNADHTVRTSDGVNHMFQTATTGLPSEYPKIPETIAPEVLGLIGDWILERFGPK; encoded by the coding sequence ATGATGCGGCACAGGGGCGTCGGCTGGCTTGTCGCGGCGCTGGCGCTGCTCGCGATCCCGGCTGCGGCAGGCGAGGCAGGCGGGCTCGCCGGCGTCTGGGAGGGAACACTCGACGCCGACGGCGCGGCGCTCCGCGTCGTATTCACGGTCTCCGCTGCGGACGGCGGAGCGTACTCTGCCACGCTGGCGAGTCCGGACCAGGGCGCCGAGGGCATTCAGGTCCGAGAGGCCGTCCTGGACGGTCGGGCGGTGCGGTTCAGCGTGCCGGCGGTCCTCGGGCAGTTCGACGGCGAGCTCGACGACGACGGGGAGCACATCGCCGGCGTGTGGACGCAGGCCGGGCGCGAGCTCCCGCTCGCCCTCGAGCGGACCGCGGCCGGCCCGGTCGTCGTGAGGCCGCAGGACCCGCCCCCGATGGTATCTCTGTACCGGTCGGAGATGGTGACCTACCAGAACGCGGCCGCGGGCATCACGCTCGGCGGGACCATCACGACTCCGAACGGAGACGGGCCGTTCCCGGCCGTGCTCCTCATCTCCGGCTCCGGGCCGCAGGACAGGAACGAGACCGCCTACGGCCACAGGCCGTTCCTCGTGCTGGCCGACAACCTGACGAAGCGCGGCATCGCCGTCCTGCGCGTGGACGACCGCGGGGTCGGCATGTCGCAGGGCAACGTGGCGCAGTCCACGAGCAGGGACCTCGCGGACGACGTGCGCGCGGGCGTCGAGTTCCTGCGGACGCGGCCGGAGATCGACGCGCGCCGCATCGGACTCCTGGGCCACAGCGAGGGCGGGCTCATCGCGCCCATGGTCGCCGCGGAGACGGAGGACGTCGCGTTCGTCGTGATGCTGGGTCCGCCCGGGATCGTCGGCGAGGAGGTGCTGTACGACCAGGCGCGGCGGATCAGCGAGGCGAGCGGGGAGACGCCGGAGGGCATCGAGCGCGGGCGTCGTCTTCAGGAGGCGGTCTTCGAGGTCCTGAAGTCGGAGCCGGACAACGCGGCGGCCACCGAGCGGCTGCGCGCCGTGCTCAAGCAGGGCGTGGCGGAGCTGCCCGAGGCGGCGCAGGCCGAGCTTGCCGAGTCGCTCGACGCGTTCGTGGACGGTCAGATCAGGCAGGTCGTCACGCCGTGGTTCCGGTTCTTCCTCGCGCACGATCCGGCGCCCGCGCTCGAGAAGGTGCGGTGCCCCGTGCTCGCGCTCTTCGGCGGCAAGGACCTCCAGATCTCGCCGGAGGCCAACCGCGCGCCGCTGGAGGCGGCCCTCGCGCGCGGCGGCAATGCCGACCACACCGTGCGGACGTCCGACGGCGTGAACCACATGTTCCAGACGGCGACGACGGGGCTGCCGTCGGAGTACCCGAAGATCCCCGAGACGATCGCGCCCGAGGTGCTCGGTCTCATCGGCGACTGGATCCTCGAGCGGTTCGGTCCGAAGTAG